Proteins encoded together in one Anaerolineae bacterium window:
- a CDS encoding aspartate/glutamate racemase family protein — MTYAYLGKGDMHGRVFRIKPGQYIAGHPIGILHLEVWYPLLPGNVVNASTYDFPVRLKLVKGATQERMLSGDPTLLEEIIAAGRELEQEGVRAVVGACGYFGNFQPQVAAALDVPVFLSSLLQVPLIHRALKPGQKVGIMCADSRFLRRQTLEACGVTPDIPIAVVGLEDQPEFGKILYSKGEFDYSRLEQEVVSCAQRLVQENPEVGAILLECSDLPPFAAAVQAAVELPVFDFITLIRWVYHAVVQKPYEGIC; from the coding sequence ATGACCTACGCCTATTTGGGCAAAGGGGATATGCATGGTCGGGTGTTTCGCATCAAGCCGGGGCAGTACATCGCCGGCCATCCCATCGGCATCCTGCACCTGGAGGTCTGGTATCCCCTGCTCCCCGGCAACGTGGTGAACGCCAGCACCTATGACTTTCCGGTGCGCCTGAAGCTGGTGAAGGGGGCGACCCAGGAGCGCATGCTGAGCGGGGACCCGACCCTGTTGGAGGAGATCATCGCCGCCGGCCGCGAGCTGGAGCAGGAAGGCGTGCGGGCCGTGGTGGGCGCCTGCGGCTACTTCGGCAACTTCCAGCCGCAGGTGGCCGCCGCGCTGGATGTGCCGGTGTTTCTCTCCAGCCTCCTGCAGGTGCCGCTCATCCACCGCGCGCTGAAGCCGGGGCAGAAGGTGGGCATCATGTGCGCGGATTCCCGATTCTTGCGCCGGCAAACCCTGGAGGCCTGCGGCGTCACCCCCGATATTCCCATCGCCGTCGTGGGCCTGGAGGATCAGCCGGAGTTCGGCAAAATCCTGTACAGCAAAGGGGAGTTCGACTACAGCCGGCTGGAACAGGAGGTGGTCTCCTGCGCCCAACGCTTGGTGCAGGAGAATCCGGAGGTGGGCGCCATCCTGCTGGAATGCAGTGACCTGCCTCCCTTCGCCGCGGCGGTGCAGGCGGCGGTGGAGCTTCCGGTGTTTGACTTCATCACCCTCATCCGCTGGGTGTACCACGCGGTGGTGCAAAAGCCTTATGAAGGCATATGCTGA